The Candidatus Palauibacter soopunensis DNA segment GATCGACGTCTCCGGCCTGACCATCTACCCCGGCCTGTTCGACGGGCTGTCCCGGATCGGGATGGCCTCTCAGGGAGGCAACCCCGCAGGCGGCGCGGGAGGCAACCCCTTCGCCGTGTTTGTCGAGCAGGCGAACCAGCCCCGCACCGTGGGGCCCGAGGACCGACCGGCGACGAACTCCTGGGTGAACGCCGCCGACATGCTGGACCCGGATTCCGACGAGATCGAGACGTGGCGCAGCGGCGGGTTCACGAACGCGCTGGTTGCGCCCGATGACGGGATCGTGACGGGCCAGGGCGTCGTGGTGAACCTTGCGGGCGACGAGCAGGAGATGGTCGTGAAGGCGCCCGCCGCCCTCCGCGTGACGATGAGCGGAGCCGGCGGATTCCGGAGCTTCCCGGGTTCGCTCATGGGCGTCATCGCGTACATCCGCCAACTGTACCTGGATGCGGATCACAGCCAACAGTACGAGGCGCGCTACACGGCCAACCCGAGCGGCCAGCCGCGGCCCACCTACGACCGGGCGCTCGGTCCGATCCAGGACGCGATCGCGGCAGGGTGGCCGACCGTGATGCCGGCGAACGAGGTGCGGCAGATCCGGCGCGCGATCAAGCTTGGGCGCGACACGGGCGCGCGACCGGTTCTTCAGGGCGCGCACGAGGCGTACGGACTCGCCGACGAGATCGCGTCGGCCGGGGTCCAGGTGCTCGTGAACGCCGACTGGCCCGAGCGGAACCGCGATGCGGATCCGGAAGCCGACGAGTCGCTGGCGTCGCTGAAGCGCCGCGCCTATGCGCCGACGACGCCGGCCCGGCTCGAGGAAGCGGGCGTCGAGTGGGCCTTCTACAGCGGCTCGGCCGGGAGCCCCCGCGCCATGATGGAAAAGGTGCGGACG contains these protein-coding regions:
- a CDS encoding amidohydrolase family protein, producing the protein MNRTTLARRLVGGVVPGLLLTSLSGLATPATADAQYMPSQAPVPPPFFALQNARIVTGTGAVIENGTVVIANGLIEAVGADVEVPGDAWAIDVSGLTIYPGLFDGLSRIGMASQGGNPAGGAGGNPFAVFVEQANQPRTVGPEDRPATNSWVNAADMLDPDSDEIETWRSGGFTNALVAPDDGIVTGQGVVVNLAGDEQEMVVKAPAALRVTMSGAGGFRSFPGSLMGVIAYIRQLYLDADHSQQYEARYTANPSGQPRPTYDRALGPIQDAIAAGWPTVMPANEVRQIRRAIKLGRDTGARPVLQGAHEAYGLADEIASAGVQVLVNADWPERNRDADPEADESLASLKRRAYAPTTPARLEEAGVEWAFYSGSAGSPRAMMEKVRTAIENGLSEEAALEALTAAPARIYGVDAMLGSVEAGKIANLVVTDGPLFDEDTDIRMVFVDGHRFEEEAPEPRPTEPPAVDMNGTWLLSLNNDSQEATAELEVSEDGTISGVIQGERGEQQITDGWVSGNEFSITVSATMGPGMDVEIVYTGTVEGDSIEGNASFGGMRNMDFTGTRPGGGVR